A single genomic interval of Rhododendron vialii isolate Sample 1 chromosome 3a, ASM3025357v1 harbors:
- the LOC131320991 gene encoding S-adenosylmethionine synthase 3: protein MDTFLFTSESVNEGHPDKLCDQVSDAILDACLEQDPESKVACETCTKTNMVMVFGEITTKAKVNYEKIVRDTCRGIGFTSPDVGLDADNCKVLVNIEQQSPDIAQGVHGHLTKKPEEIGAGDQGHMFGYATDETAELMPLTHVLATKIGAKLTEVRKNKTCPWLRPDGKTQVTIEYKNDNGAMVPVRVHTVLISTQHDETVTNEEIARDLKDHVIKPVVPAQYMDDKTIFHLNPSGRFVIGGPHGDAGLTGRKIIIDTYGGWGAHGGGAFSGKDPTKVDRSGAYIVRQAAKSVVASGLARRCIVQVSYAIGVAEPLSVFVDTYKTGKIPDKDILALIKENFDFRPGMIAINLDLKRGGNFRYQKTAAYGHFGRDDPDFTWETVKTLKPKA from the coding sequence ATGGATACATTCCTCTTCACCTCTGAATCCGTCAACGAAGGCCACCCGGACAAACTCTGTGACCAAGTCTCCGATGCCATCCTGGATGCTTGCCTTGAACAAGATCCTGAAAGCAAAGTCGCCTGTGAGACTTGCACAAAAACTAACATGGTCATGGTCTTTGGTGAGATCACAACCAAGGCCAAGGTAAACTACGAGAAGATTGTCCGAGACACTTGCAGAGGCATTGGGTTCACGTCGCCAGATGTTGGCCTTGATGCTGACAACTGCAAGGTCCTTGTCAACATTGAACAACAAAGCCCCGACATTGCCCAGGGGGTCCACGGTCATTTAACCAAAAAGCCGGAGGAAATTGGAGCAGGAGACCAAGGCCACATGTTTGGCTACGCCACCGATGAAACGGCCGAATTGATGCCTCTAACTCACGTTCTCGCAACCAAAATTGGTGCAAAGCTGACTGAGGTGAGGAAGAACAAGACTTGCCCCTGGCTAAGGCCCGATGGCAAGACCCAGGTGACCATCGAGTACAAAAATGACAATGGGGCCATGGTCCCCGTTAGGGTTCACACCGTCCTCATCTCGACCCAGCACGATGAGACTGTTACCAATGAAGAGATTGCAAGGGACTTGAAAGACCACGTGATCAAACCGGTCGTCCCTGCCCAGTACATGGATGACAAGACCATCTTCCACCTCAACCCATCAGGCCGGTTCGTCATCGGTGGACCCCATGGTGACGCTGGACTCACTGGCCGGAAGATTATTATTGACACCTATGGCGGGTGGGGTGCTCATGGTGGAGGAGCTTTTTCAGGGAAGGACCCAACTAAGGTGGACAGGAGCGGTGCGTATATCGTAAGGCAGGCTGCGAAAAGTGTGGTGGCTTCTGGACTAGCTCGCCGCTGCATTGTGCAGGTTTCTTATGCAATTGGTGTGGCTGAACCGCTGTCTGTGTTTGTTGATACTTATAAAACAGGGAAGATTCCGGACAAGGATATACTGGCTCTGATCAAGGAAAATTTCGATTTTAGGCCTGGAATGATTGCCATTAATCTTGATCTCAAGAGAGGAGGCAATTTCAGGTACCAGAAGACTGCTGCTTATGGACATTTTGGCCGCGACGACCCCGATTTCACTTGGGAGACTGTCAAGACCCTCAAGCCTAAAGCTTGA
- the LOC131320992 gene encoding thioredoxin-like 3-3, whose amino-acid sequence MEKEEKGKKKGLEGSGLDLPLNRHGNLISASSDENLKDVFHQIRTSKNPAVINYGASWCRVCGQILPAFCQLSNKFPKLSFVYADIDECPETTQNIRYTPTFHFYRDGERVDEMFGGGEERLHDRLWLHS is encoded by the exons atggagaaagaagagaagggaaagaaGAAAGGGTTGGAGGGGAGTGGTCTGGATTTGCCCTTAAACCGCCACGGTAATCTCATCAGTGCTTCCAGTGATGAAAACCTCAAGGATGTCTTTCACCAAATCAGAACTTCCAAAAACCCT GCAGTAATCAATTATGGTGCATCTTG GTGTAGGGTTTGTGGCCAGATCCTACCAGCATTTTGCCAGTTAAGTAACAAGTTCCCAAAGCTCTCATTTGTATACGCTGATATTGATGAATGCCCGGAAACAACTCAGAATATACGTTATACGCCTACTTTTCATTTCTACCGAGATGGTGAAAGGGTTGATGAGATGTTTGGTGGTGGAGAAGAGCGACTACATGATCGTCTGTGGTTGCACTCCTGA